AGGTTGTATGACCGTTTTTATGATCCAACATTCATGACTGAACAAAATCTTGAGAATTGCCCGCTGGGAATTGATCGAGAGCATTGGAGATTGTTCCTTGACTATCGTGCTGAACCTGAGACGAAGGTAATATAATGTATCATTGTTACACAAGAATACCAATTATGTTTCATTGAGTCCTTTTCTGTCAGATTCTAATCGCTCTTTGTCTCTGATGGACCAATAGGAGAAGTGCAGGAAAAACGCGGAGAATCTATCAAAACAACAATATACCCACACTGGCGGTTCGAAAAGCTTCACACGGCGGATGGAAGAAGAGGTACTTTACTTGTTTTATTTAGTTATGCTACTATCTTTGTGACTTAATTTTCATtgattttatgaaaaattttaatgcaAAAACTTTGTTGTTACAGTCGGAAGAACAAGGAAGGATAGTCAGTAGAGGAGAGTTATGGATCAAAGTGCACAAAAAAAGGATGGCTCATATATCAATGATAAAGCAAGAGCAATTGGTGTAAGTACTACTTGTTAATTGATAAAGGTTGACACAAGTCAGTTTAGgagaattttctttttttttgggttttggttCATAGTGCATATCTTTGCACATTACTATGATATTGCATGCTCCAAGCTTAAAAAATGCTGCACCATGTGTTGCGTATATAGAGATGGCTTCTTTGGTCTGTTATGGTGTTCTCGCGCTTTATTATGTGATGAACTTACTGTGTGTAAAGAATTAGAGATGGCCTATGAGTTCTATAGTATGCTAAACTAACCTATCACATCTTTATGTTGTGAGTTTATATGTAATATGATCATCGATGCTAATCTTCAAAACATTTCATTTACTAtcagaaatcaattttaatttttcgtttgtttgttatttttcttttcattcgcCTTTGGCTTTTTTATTGGCTGAGAGTTTATGTGtaatattaactttttttgCTGCgttatttgtgtgtttttttatcgTGATGTAAGTAATACAGTTAATTGAGGAGATTGCTAATTTGTATATGTAAGAAAGAATTGAGGAGATTGAACAACATGATGAGTCTTCTAGAATCTTGTCTCAAAATGATTCCATTGCTCAAGTTTTCAGAAAAGAGAAACTGGGTAGAGTACATGGTGTGGGTTTTGGACCGACTCGTCAACTCTTCGGTCCGAATTTACATGCGCCTGGCAACGGAGTCCAACTAGAGGAGACCCAGAGGAAGCTGCTTGAACTGCAGGCAGAGCTGGAGGGCGAGAAGTTGAAGAGGAAGGCGATGGAGGATGAGGCAGtagcagagaagaaaaagatgaaggcGATGGAGAGTGCTTTGATTTATCTTCTTCAACGGCAAGGTGAGGAGCTACCACCAGAAATCGCTGCAGGGATGAGTTTCGTGGAATGATAGAGTGAAAATAGAACATTAGGATTGGAGTTATTTTGCATTGAAGCAAATATTTTACTGAATTAGATTGAGCAACTTTACGAAATAGATTTATTTACTTCGTATTTTGATGGAtatataactttgttttgtttatatttttattttgtttttgctacaagtttagattttatttttgttgaaaatattcactcttaaaataataataaatataaaaagaataaaaaataattcaataatactttaaataaattgggtgggttttttttgaaaaaaccgaaatttcttattttttattatttttttaaattagcaGCGGTTTTAAACCACCTCTGTTTGGGTTCAGAGATTATAAAAACTTTTATATCTGGCGGCGGTTTGCAACTACCGGTAACATTGACCGAAATTGATGTCCCATTTGGCGGCGGTTTAAAACCGCCACTAAACTTGTGGAAACTTGGACATATCGTGATAACTTGCGGCGGTTTGAAAACCGCTGGTAAATATGAAGCAAACCGTGTCAGACTCATTTGGCGGCGGTTTTCTATTGTGTGCTgcaaaattttgatttagcgGCGGTTATACCAGCGGTTTATGAAAACCGCCACCAAACTCAATTCCGGCGCCCATATCCATGGTGGTCCTATGAACCGCCGACGTTTGATTTTGCGGCAGTTTATAACCGTCgctaatcaataaaaaaaaccgCCGCCAATTCCTGCCTCACTTGTGATTTGAAACtgttataataaaaaaaggaataagtattgttttggtccttAACATTGATGGTGAGAATTGAAACCTTCCCTCATCTAATTTTCGATTTAGAATCGTCCTTAAtgtttttttcgtattaaaatcgtccttttaatttgtttcggacaaaaataccctcacCACTACTAACACCTTTaccagcaccaccaccaacaccaccaacaccaacacaaacacaagcagaagcagaaggcaaaaaaatcaatacaaaagaGATGCAAAAGCTCAAGCACAAAAccaagaagcagaagcagaaaaaaaatcataacaaGAACAAAACCAACAAAACCAGATTAGGAAATTAGGGATTATGATGAACAAATCTATTATCCAAATCCAGATTCAACAAATCAATATACAATAATAACGTAGAAGCAGAACCCAAAAGATGCAGAACCCATAAGAAGCAGAAGCACTCAAGCAAACTCAGAAGAAGTAGAAGACGAAGCAAAAATAGAGATCGAAGCAAGAAGCAGAAGGGGCGAGGCGGGAAGGAGCAGCGGCGAAGCGGCGAGGCGGCGAGAATGTTAAATAtgtgttgatttcattgatattgttatTGTTGGTGGTGGAGGTGCTGGTGCTGGTGGAGGTAAAGGTGCAGGTGGCGGCgggtatttttgtaaaaatttattaaaaaggacgattttaatatgaaaaaaacgttaaggatgattctaaataaaaaattagatgagGGACGTTTCGATTTTCACCCtcaacgttagggaccaaaacaatacttacccctaaaaaaaatttatctaatcCACACTACTGAATCCACGGATTTTAATTTGGCAGATTTCAGCGGGACAAAACgaacttttaattttaagatGATAATTGAGTTTGTAGCTTATTTTTAAagtatttgtttgttttatctTAAGTTATAATTTGGATTATATTTGATTGATTCGAGATTTTGACaatgtttaattattattttggatAATGTTTGTTTTGCTTTGAACAATGTtagttttattcttttattttaaaaaatttagttaataattatgtttattagatatttaagattttaatacttgtaaatttaaaaattataattttttatctttaaaagttATAAGTTTATTAAAATgtttgtaaaattatatattttttaatatatttaatggtttaatatttttttcaaaaaaaattaataaacttatCTCACTAATTTACCATTAGACGGAATGAATAGACATTTATGATTGCCTcaataaacaaaatagaatagaCTAACTCgctaaaatatcaaattttttgtgGGACAGAACAAATGTGTCTGCTTGTCACTCCTAATTATAATATCCATTTTTTTTGGCGTCTCTATTAACTTGAATTTAAATGGTAGACAATTGTGTAATTAAATTATAactgttatatatttattgtattttataagaaaataattaatgacagaattttatagaaataaCCTATTAAATGTCATGTGAATGATTtataatatctttaaaaaacaTAGAATAAATATTTGgtcttaacaaattttaaattaatattttaatttttaataaattttactatttttaaaattttaaaaagttacttcttacaaataaagaataaattacTATTTGTACCCATAAAAGATATAAACATTGACAATTGTACccatataagaataaaacgacAATTATAATCCGGGAAGATGGCTTACGTGTGCCAAAAGTACCCTAACAAAACAATTGTGTAACCAACGTTCGGGTACTCTTGGCACACAGAGGCCATCTTTCGTAGTTACAATTGtcgttttatttttatatgggTATATTTATCAACGTCGGTACCTTTTATGGGTATAAATGGTAATTTATTCTACAAATAAATTAATCCATTCAtcgtttttaattaaattcttaatgaATTATACTgtaaagtaattaaatttaacagatattattataaaataaattatttctccttagaaaaacaaatttaattttaaaaaattttaaaattataaataataacaaatttaatctaaaattttCTGAGGTGAATGTTTGGTTGTTTACTTTAAAATATAGGataaattaaagtattaatttAACTCTTAATGTTGGTccgaattttaatttagtttctaatattttaaacgTTTTATTTCATTCTCAAGTTTAATGTTATTTTACCATTAAATTTGACTTgaatattatcaaatttttttttacattaatgATCATTGATATATCGATTTTATTTACGTACTAAAATCAAACGTTATATTCACTCttaaatatgttaattattGGTGTTAAATTTAACTAGAGAATAATATTGAacccatttaaaatttttactaaaataaaatgtttataatattaagaactaaattaaatttttcaaaacattaaaaactaaaataatactttatcctaaaatacatattatattataagaGATGAATTGACgaaaaatttatttaagatGGTGGTGCTTGAGGTGTATTACCTTAACATGGTGAGTAGAAATTCTTTACTCCATACAAATGAAAACACCTATGCTTCTAATATCAATGTGCTACACATACATATGTTTCATTTACCATAAAAATTTTCATgtagttatttttatgtgaaattattagttgaaacggttaaataatttgacgtatttgactaaattattatctaatcaCTTTTATCTATTaacttcatataaaaataactgTATACGAGTATTTAtctttattcatataaaaaaagtatttattcattttcgtcttcaaaaaattttggaccaaatactttagttttcaattaaaattaattacttaattagtcTCTAATAGTTAATTCCGTTAGTCACTTCGCTCCGTGTCCTAACTTGCTCCGTCAATCCTTAACGAAACTATCCTACGTACCACGAAACAAAACAGAACAAAATGGTCTCTGACTCTCTCTTTACATTGCCATATATGCAGCATTGCCATTGTCTTATTCTTCACTACTTAGGTTCACCTCATCTGGAATAAGATGATCAACGTACATGTATAACTCATTAGTATCTTTATTCTCCCGCTTGTTGCAcatttctatgattttcttgtCTCTATAGATGGGGTGAAGTTCGCATTCAAAGTTAATGCTTTCGAGTCAAGCAGTACATCTATTTGTAACTTGTAAGCATGATAACTAAGCTCCTCAAATAATTTCTTCATGTCAAAATAATTCATCAAGTCAACCTCCAGGAGACACTTCTTTCACAGTATCATTTATGTAATGAAATACTCTTCTATTGTCCTAAAATAATTCATCAAGATGTCACCGTGTTGAAATACAGAAACTACAAACTCAATCATCGGTATATGACAAAAATCAACATCAAAAAGTCAAACTCAGcttattaaaattctaaatatgCATTATCTAACtttttaacaatttaaaatCATTATCCCTTTTTTAAACAATGTCATAGGAACCACTTTTTCTGTATTTATGCATGCATACCAGAATAGCACAGCCACTCATACAAAACATACATATTATTGAATAATCTTCATTTCAGATATTTACTCAAACAAAATATTCATTCACACAAAATCAATAAATGCTCACCATAAAGACAAGTAACAACAATCGATTAATAAACACAAAATGTTTACACCGGTCAAGAGTAACAGGGACACGACTACGAGCGACGCCAACTTGCAATTGCTGACTTGCTATGTCGATTACTCCCGAAATAACAATAATGCAGGCTAAGGTGGAGAAGGTTGTGAGGGAGATGACAATGATGTGCTCAGGGTGGTTGAAAATGGTGTTGTCTGGTCAATTTCCAAAATACAGCATAGGGCACATCTATGAAAGAGCATCGTTTTTGCACAGAGAAGATCAAAaactattttctttcttttatccaTGTGACACTAACATCTAACGTGACAAGTAAATGCGATACGTAGAATAGTTTCGTTAAAGAGTTAATGGAGCAAACTGAaccaaaaactaaaataactgATGAAATTAACTATGAAagactaattaattttaattaaaacttaaaatatctgttttaaaatttattggagaccaaaataaattaaatactcTAGAAAAAAATTCGCCATGAATTGATGACACTTTTCCTGATATGGAGATGACTGCCACGTAGATCGTTCGTGGACACGTAAGGGATAAAAGGAGCATGTCAACGACGTGTGGTTTGCGCGTTTATTTGGCGCTGTAATCTTAACGTACCCAGGTATTGGTGGCATTTTCGTAATTATGATGTAAACACGCGCCCATTTTAGTTACCGGCCAGCGCTTGTTTATCTTACTGCCTGCAGTTTTTCCCTCCCATGTCTCATCATTTTCGTCTTCATTCCCTCCTTTGACCTTCCACACCTGATATAAACAATAACAAGCAAACAAACCTCACCAGTCACCACAGTTCAGATTGAAAAGTTAAGCAATTCTCCAAACGAACACACATAAGCTTGGTCCTTGGAAACTCTACACTCCACAGTGTATATAAAACTGTTTTAAGTGTTACGAGCGAGTGAGTGAGAGAGTGAAAGAATCCTCAAAGAtcagaaaagagaagagagaaagagatgaaGAATATTTTCAAGAAGCTTCACAAAGGGACCAGCCACGACGCTAACCGACTCAATGAAACTTCTGCTTCAAACGCCTCATCCTCATTCGCCGTCGATCACCCCGCAGTTCAGAATTCGGCAGGACTATTTTTCGTCGGAGGAAGAATTTCAGGTGCAGCTTGCGCTCGCCATAAGTGCTTCGTCCAATTCGGACTTCCGCGGTGATCACGAGAAGGATCAGATCCATGCGGCGACGCTGTTGAGCTTAGGAGGACGTGGAATCGATTCAACAAGGATTGATAACGGTGTGGCGGAGGCGCTGTCCAGGCATTATTGGGTGAGTCCCTTCCATTGTTCAAACAAGCTCGCTTCTGGCACTGTTTTTGCTGTTTAGTATTGACTAATTGAAATTAAGGAACGATTTAAGGTTTTTTGCTCAGTAACAAAGTTGATTAGTGCAGCTTCATTTAATTGTTAATCTAATGAATTGTACATAGAGGGCTTATATTCGGAATTTCACTTGCGAGTAGGGGGTTAACGGAATAGCAACCATATTTGCAGTTAATTTTGGTTTTCTGCAGAAAGTAGTTGAAAGAATCTGAAATTTTCTTATTGCCTTTTAATTAGTAAATGGAGCTACAATATGTTATCTTACTGTgagaaaagaaattattttgcCCTGTATTATCTTCATACTTATGTTAATGTCTCTCTTTTCATAGTCCAGGAGCTTGGAATGATCGAGCAAACAGTGAGATCaaacttgatttttcttttttcggaAGTGTATTACACCCTTAACCATTAGAATGTAGATGTGGATCACTATTTCAAATCTCAATTGTGAATATCTGAGCTTCCACTTGTATTTTATTGATTGTGCACCGATAACCATTTTGCATCTTCTTTTCATTTGATCAGGAATACAGCGTGCTTGACTATGAACAGAAAGTGGTTGATGGTTTTTATGATGTATATGGGCTTTATACTGATTTAACAATGCAAGGAAAGATGCCATCTCTGAGAGATCTTGAAGCAGAACCTGAAAGCTCTGGCTTCGAAGTTGTCATAGTTGATCGTACAATTGATCCTGCTATTGTAGAGCTGTTGCAAATTGCACATTGTATTGCATTGGACTGCCCTGTCACTGGGCTTGGTATTTTGGTTCAAAGGATTGCTGAACTTGTTACAAGCCATATGGGTGGTCCTGTAAAGGATGCTAGTACTATATTGGCAAGATGGACAGAAAGAAGTACTGAGTTAAGAACATCTCTACACACAATCATGTTGCCTCTTGGATGCATAAATATTGGGCTCTCCAGACATCGTGCTTTGCTTTTCAAGGTCAGCACTATGCTTGTAGTCCATAATATGATGCTATTCTAATCCAACACAATCTGCATAAATAGGTGGCAGCTAGGCAACAGGTTACATAACaaatataattgaaatttaGTGAACCTGATCCAGGAAATACCTATTAAATCATTCTGCTAAAGAAAgaactaataaactaataaaggatGATAATAATTATGCCTTATGGAATTGGATCATCCATGCTAAGTAAGTTTTCTTCATTAATCTTGCTTTGGCTTGAATTTACTAAATTTTGGAACAAATAATGCTCATCACTTCAAATTTAGATTTAATCACTAAATTCTTGGCTGGCTAAGTCCAATAACATTTCCTCCAACATTATTGCAAGTTTCAAACCTTCTTGGATCCAAAGTTTTCATCTAATTGCAAAGTTTTCTCAATTTGCATGCAGAGTTTGGAGAATAGGTCTTCTAATTAAAtttcatcatcatgatcatTGTGATAATCATCAGAATTATTCTTTATGTTGTTGTTTAAAACTTTAGACGATCCTGATAAGGTTAAGTATGTAGATTTTCCTACAATTTATTGTTTTGCTTATTTACCGGTTGTGCAatgtaatttttgttttttgggcGTAGGTAATAGCTGACAATATCAATATGCCTTGTAGACTGGTTAAAGGCAGTCATTATACTGGTGTTGAGGATGATGCTGTCAACATTATAAAGTTGGAGGATGAAAGGTTATGGCTTTACTATCCTTGtatttttcatatagtttttgatAAATGATAACTTATTACTTTGTGTGCAAGTCTGTTTGCTCATGGTTTTTTGTAGTTTATCTTCTTTAATGTGTGTGGGTGTTTTGACTGATGCCAGCATTGGAAACCTCCTTAATTGTGCCCAGAATTTTTGGATTACTGTTTTCACCCATGATACTGATATCTCATTTTCGCCCTTCAGGGAGTTTTTGGTTGATCTCATGGCTGCTCCTGGCACACTTATCCCAATtgatatttcaaattcaaaggatccTTCCTTTAAACCTTACAATCCTAAGGTCTTACCAAGTTTTCCTTCCACTAAGGAAACTGATTATCCTAACACGAGACCAATGTTATCTCATGGTGAAGGTAGCAGTCAAAATTTTGCTATGAGAAATGCTTTGCCTCCACTGAATGAAAAACCATGTTTTGACGAGTCAGCTTCAAGCTTTCGTTTGAATGGAGACACCGGTGTTGGAACTTACAAAATGCCTAATTCTTTGATGCCTAACCAACCAGAAAATATTGCACCACTATCTGGAGTTTCTCTATACAAGGGGACCCATGGAAATGTGGCTGGTGATAGGACTAGATTAAATGTCAACATTGTGCCATATGGCCAGAATAGCCCCGATGACTCTCAAAGCCTTTTTGCAGATCTTAACCCTTTCCAGATAAAAGGAATTGGCAAGACATTTGTGCTTAACAAATCAGGAGCAAATAAAGCTCATGATCTTCAGAGTACAAGAAACAATACCGTCACTGGTCGACCACCGATCCCACCAAAATGGACAAATCGTTATGCTTACAATGAAGTCCCTAGGAACCTTAGTTGTGATCCTAATGAATATAGCCAACCTTTATTAGCTTCTAGTAGTTCTTCTAAGATTGAACTGAATGATTCCAAACCACCATATAGTTCAAActtaaataataatagaaatacCCAAAAATTGGCTCAAGGAACTTGTGCAGTTTCTCCATCTTATGCAGGTGAACTTAACACGGCTGAAGATCTAAACACTGATTGTAAAAAAGGGGATATGGAATATTCTCCAAATGACAAAGTTGATGTGGTTAAAGAACATGAAAACATTTATAGTGGTCAACTTGACCCAAGGAAATCCACACATGACAGGTTCATGgggaaaaatatgaaattaaggGATTTAGAGAGTCAGAACCTGTCAGTTGACTCCATTACAAAAAGGGTTGATCAAATGTTGGATGATGTAGATGTCAGTGAATGTGAGATTCCATGGGAGGATCTTGTTATTGGAGAAAGAATTGGTCTAGGTATGCTGAACTCGTATTTATCTTGTTGGAATATCTTACTATTGCAACAAATATGTAAATCAACTATTTATAGCATATCATATCTGGCATAAATTTGTACTGGTTTTTAAGTGATCATGTTACTTTTAACATGGTTGTCTATATCTATTCATGCCAGCACGGTCCCAAGGTTGTGGGTGCTCCTTTGACATATCAAATTGAATTGTGCTAATAATTTGATGTGTTTAACCCGTTGCACAAAATGTCAATTGATTGTTAGGGAGGCTTTTGGTCTGTTTTAGCTTTCCAAGTCGATAGATGTGCCTCTTGATTATTAACTTTCTGATTTCACCCTTTCTTTCAATTAGGTTCATATGGTGAGGTGTACCATGCTGACTGGAATGGCACGGTGAGTATTACTGTGACTGGAAATACTGTTATAAATTGAACTGCAAAATGGTTATTCGCTTTCTGACCAGCTCTGTTCAAGTGGAGTTGGAGCGTGTACAGTTATAATAATTGTCTTCGGTCTAGGAACTTTTCCTTGTCATTCATCCTGTCATATATCGTTATCAATGAAATTGATGATTCAGTGAGAACAATAATATTACTAACTTACTAACTgtgcatattttatttattggttCGCTCAGTTTAAGAACTAAGGAGTATGTAGCTAACTCTAAATTTGGCCCACTGAGTGTCTTTATCTCCTTCGCTTCTGTGTACTATGTATCTATCTCTATTATGTAATCCTTGAGTCCTCTAGTCTGCTCTGCTTATGGGCCTGTTGCATTATAACTATTTTATTGAGTTCGTACTGATTCTACTAGTTAAAGGCATTgaaatattatcattattatttttaaaaatctagaTTAGTAAATCCTAGTTGTACTTTTTTGAGTTTTCGTAATTTCTAACTGGTAATTTATCGTTGTAATTTCAGGAGGTTGCTGTGAAGAAATTTTTGGAGCAGGATTTTTCAGGTGATGCCTTGAATGAATTCAAAAGAGAAGTAAGCATCAATTTTTTCGTTTTGTACTTGTCCACTATTATGATTAGCATAGAAGTAATTGAATATAAATACAGGAAACATGAAAGTTAAATTATTGCTCCCTTTGATAATTTAAACTGATTGGAGGATTTATCTCGAATCAAGGAAAGAAATATTTAACTTCACTTGTAGTAGACGGTGCTTCCAAAAATGAAAGGATCAACTGGAATGAAGTAATGGtatttcatcatttttttgttgaaatatTAACTTCTACCTTTTGCTGTAAGGTACGGATAATGCGTAGACTGCGTCATCCAAATGTTGTTCTTTTCATTGGTGCTGTTACACGTCCTCCCAATCTTTCAATCATTACAGAGTTTCTTCCCAGGTATATTTGTACACATTTTGCGTCCGTACTGTTGTATTTTTCAcctttttattgttataaattgcCCACGATTGATAAATGATAACTGCTGCTACTTGAGCACTGTTGGTATGTTGGCCAAACATTTGCTTCAACTTTATGTTACTAATTTCATatccaaatttaaatttcacATTGATGTTACATTTTACAGAGGAAGCTTGTATCGAATACTTCATAATCCTAACTGTCAGATTGACGAGAAACAAAGGATTAAGATGGCTCTGGATGTGGTACAAAACAGGCTACTCTTCTTCCTTGCTGACCAACATGTACATTATTGAATTTATAAGTTTATGACTTTCCAATTTCCAGGCCAGAGGCATGAATTGCTTACATACCAGCACACCTACAATTGTTCACAGAGATCTCAAGTCTCCGAATCTTTTGGTGGATAAGAACTGGAATGTTAAGGTATATGATTGGGACCTTGTGTGTTACAAAAGGTCCttgtttttcatttctttcatttttatgTGCTCCTGATTTCCTTACACTTAAATAACTTgtctttcctcctcctcttccccCGCCCccccaaaaagaaaaagtttttaattccAAGAGCTTGTCTTGTTCTCGTCAATCTTTCAAATGGCTGTGTATACAAGGGCAGTTAGTCTTAGGTTCCAATAAATAATTGCACCTTGTATTGTTATTTATTATCTGTAGATGCGAAATTATGTATGCTAAATCACATGTAGTTCTCTTCCGCGGTATTGTATATGTTCATCAAGTTGGCCAAAAgataatttgttttaaaatgatTGCATAATCAAAGAGGATAACAAGAAACTGTTTATTGTAGAAGTGCAACCAAATAAGTTTCTGAATACAATTTCAAACATAAATCTAGCAGTCTGTATGAGGTTAAGATATGAACCAAACCAATCAAAGGCTGAAAACCAGTCATCCCTAGTTTGTGTTCTGTTGGTCATTTGGTTGGGTTTGCTTTGGTTTTGAACATTTCACAGGGCATTGAAAATGTTCCATTCattatttttcaagaaaatgtTTTTTAACTATGGATGATTCAGAGTTCAACATATATCAATGATGGACTatggattttattttactttttatatccTTGTCGATGGTGTCCTTTCATCCATATGATTGACTTCACCCAGTGAAATAAGGCTTTGTTGTTATACTACTCGTCCTTGGTTAAAATTCTTTtaccaatatttttcttatgtttCTGCAGGTCTGTGATTTTGGGTTGTCACGCTTGAAACATAATACGTTCTTGTCATCCAAGTCAACAGGTGGAACGGTGagaatatgaaaaaattatgcATTATTCTAGATGATAACTTAGCTAGAATCTGCCTTCACAATATTTAACTTTGAGATTATGTTTCCTGCTCATGTTAGCCCGAATGGATGGCTCCTGAAGTTCTCCGCAACGAGCCCTC
This portion of the Arachis duranensis cultivar V14167 chromosome 6, aradu.V14167.gnm2.J7QH, whole genome shotgun sequence genome encodes:
- the LOC107491801 gene encoding uncharacterized protein LOC107491801; translation: MLSGVFGLLGSDYGKFSICRKSWRQITTKDKVYNECVKQIFHFDEDSEETIKKNISKSMRKSWKETRLRLYDRFYDPTFMTEQNLENCPLGIDREHWRLFLDYRAEPETKEKCRKNAENLSKQQYTHTGGSKSFTRRMEEESEEQGRIVSRGELWIKVHKKRMAHISMIKQEQLVIEEIEQHDESSRILSQNDSIAQVFRKEKLGRVHGVGFGPTRQLFGPNLHAPGNGVQLEETQRKLLELQAELEGEKLKRKAMEDEAVAEKKKMKAMESALIYLLQRQGEELPPEIAAGMSFVE
- the LOC107492073 gene encoding LOW QUALITY PROTEIN: serine/threonine-protein kinase EDR1-like (The sequence of the model RefSeq protein was modified relative to this genomic sequence to represent the inferred CDS: inserted 2 bases in 1 codon) — its product is MKNIFKKLHKGTSHDANRLNETSASNASSSFAVDHPAVQNSAXDYFSSEEEFQVQLALAISASSNSDFRGDHEKDQIHAATLLSLGGRGIDSTRIDNGVAEALSRHYWEYSVLDYEQKVVDGFYDVYGLYTDLTMQGKMPSLRDLEAEPESSGFEVVIVDRTIDPAIVELLQIAHCIALDCPVTGLGILVQRIAELVTSHMGGPVKDASTILARWTERSTELRTSLHTIMLPLGCINIGLSRHRALLFKVIADNINMPCRLVKGSHYTGVEDDAVNIIKLEDEREFLVDLMAAPGTLIPIDISNSKDPSFKPYNPKVLPSFPSTKETDYPNTRPMLSHGEGSSQNFAMRNALPPLNEKPCFDESASSFRLNGDTGVGTYKMPNSLMPNQPENIAPLSGVSLYKGTHGNVAGDRTRLNVNIVPYGQNSPDDSQSLFADLNPFQIKGIGKTFVLNKSGANKAHDLQSTRNNTVTGRPPIPPKWTNRYAYNEVPRNLSCDPNEYSQPLLASSSSSKIELNDSKPPYSSNLNNNRNTQKLAQGTCAVSPSYAGELNTAEDLNTDCKKGDMEYSPNDKVDVVKEHENIYSGQLDPRKSTHDRFMGKNMKLRDLESQNLSVDSITKRVDQMLDDVDVSECEIPWEDLVIGERIGLGSYGEVYHADWNGTEVAVKKFLEQDFSGDALNEFKREVRIMRRLRHPNVVLFIGAVTRPPNLSIITEFLPRGSLYRILHNPNCQIDEKQRIKMALDVARGMNCLHTSTPTIVHRDLKSPNLLVDKNWNVKVCDFGLSRLKHNTFLSSKSTGGTPEWMAPEVLRNEPSNEKCDVYSFGVILWELATLRLPWSEMNPMQVVGAVGFQNRRLDIPKEVDPIVARIIWECWQQDPNLRPSFAQLTTALKPLQRLVIPSQQD